The genomic DNA TTAAAACTCATATTCACTGTGGAAAAATAATCCCACTTTTTGTGAGGTTTTAAAATGGAAACTTATAAAATCAGATTGAAAGTTGAAACACCAGCTCATATAGGAACGGGAGAGGAGCATTATGCTACCGATTTTGCGATAAAAGATGGAAAATTCTATCTGATTGACCATAATAAATTCTTTAACCATCTTGAAAAGTTAGGAAAGGTTGATGAGTTTATTGAAATCGCAACATCAGACAATCCCTCATCAATACTTAAAATAAGGAAGCTGATAAAGGAAACCTTTAAACCAGAATTTGCAAAAGCTGAGATAGAAATAGATGAAACAGTTGCAAAAGAGATAGAAAAAAAATATACGGAAGTCTCAAAAGTGGAGGTATCAAGAAGAGAAGTTAATAAAGTAATAAACAGACTTTCCATCAAAAAAGTGTATAAATGTCCTTTAACTTTTAAACCAGTAGTTCCCGGTTCAAGCCTGAAAGGTGCAATAAGAACGGCAATAATAAGCTACATTCTGAAAAATAAAAAGGAAAATAATCCAGGATTAACAGCTTTTTTAACAAAGAATATCAAACTGCTTGATGACAAGACAATTTTAGATTTTAAAGTTGATGAAAATTTATCAAATCCAAAAACAGCAAGAGACCCTTTTAGATTTATAAAAGTTTCAGACTTTAACCCTATTGATACAGGTGTAAAAATAGGTAAAAGTCAGATGTATCACATAAAAAAAGGAAGCCTTAATCTTCCGGTTTATCTTGAGTATGTTAAAGAAGGTTCAACCTTTGAAGGAGAAATTAAAATAGATAGAGACATGGCGGAAAAGATATTTAAAGACACAGGTTTTCCATTTGAAATTCTTGAAATTGAAAATTTGCTAAAACAGATAAGAATACACTTTGGCAACTACGTTTATTACAAAAAAGAGAAAGAAAGAAATTTGAAATTTTCAAAGTGGAAGTTAAGAGCAAATAAACATAAAATGGAAGCGCCTTTAAAGATAGGATTTCACTCAGGAGCTTATGCAACAACAGTGGCTGATGACGAATTGAGGCAGGTTTACGACAGGAAAAGAAAGACAACAAAACCGGATCCATTAACCTTCTGGATGATAAATCAAAAGCCGATGGGATGGTGCTATTTAGAGGTGATTGAATAATGCCGGGAAGAATAAGAATAGGATTTAAAGCAGAGGAAAAAATCCCTTTGAAAGAGATAACACCAGATAGAATACACGGTTTATTTTTTTCGTTGCTTGATAAAAAAACCGCAGAGTTGCTACATGAAATAAAAGGCTTTAAACCCTTTACCCTCTATTCGCCTCTTTTCTTTTCTGATAGTGAAGAAACGACCGATTTTATACCTCTTGAGATTACATTTCTGGACGATGAGCTTTTCTCAAAAACCACAACAGCGGTAATTTTATACGGAAACAGAAAAGAGTTAAAGCTTGGAAATGTTGTTTTAAAAGTTTTAAGAGGTTTTAAGATAGAAGAAAACGATGTGATAAGCTTTGAAAAGCTTCTTGAAAATTCAGAACCAAACAGAGATTTGATAATGGATTTTGTTTCGCCGACCACATTTAAGAGGGGAAAATTTGATTATCCTATCCCCGTTCCTGAATTGATTTTTAAAAGTTTGCTGAAAAAATGGAATGTTTTTTCATCTGTCAAATTGGACTACAAAGAGTTTCTTGAAAAAGTTGGCAGGGATGTTCATATTTCTGGATGCTGGATAAAAACATATAAATTTGAATTCTCCAGTCTCAAAAAGATAACAGGATTTAAAGGTAGAGTTTTCCTTTTTAACAGCAGTAAAGATGAAAATTTCAGAAAAACCGTTCAGGCACTTGTGAACTTTGCAACTTTCTCAGGTGTTGGAAGAAAAACAACGATGGGATTTGGAAGGATCAAGAATATAAAATTTAGAATTTAAATAGATATTGAAAGTATGGAATTGCTTTTCGGGAGCTTTTTGGGGGAATGGATTGGGAATAGAAAATCTTAGAAACATATTTATTACAACTCATGGAGCGGTTATTAGAAAAAGAAAGTATGAGCTTATAGTAGAAGTTAAAAACAGGAAATATTCAATTCCATTTGGAACTTTCTCTAATGTCTTTATAGTAGCAAATGTAAATTTAACAACTCCGGTTATAAAATCTTTATCTGGAAGTGGAAAATATATATTTATTGTTAGAACAAATGGAGAGCTTTCTTCTATAATACTTCCTCAATTTCTTAGATCCTCATCAAAAAGAAGAATTAACCAATATAAGAGTTTTGAAATTGAGTATAAAAAGGTAGCAATGATACAGGAACTTTTGCGCAGGAAAGCTCTTTTAGCTCAATGGATTCTTGAGAAATTTTACGACTATTCTGGAAGACACTATTTGGAAAAAAGTGTTATAAAGTCATTTTATAAAGATACTGCTAAATGGATAGAAAAGTCGGATAAAATCTCTTTACTAAGAAGTATAGATGGATTTATAATGAATTCTCTTTATAGACACTTCTCAGCAGCTATATCTGGAAAGTGGAAATTTGAGAAGAGAACCTATAATCCGCCGGAAAATGAGGTAAACAGTCTTTTAAGTTTGGTATATACTTATACCTATTCTATATTGATACCTTTAATAGTATCTTTTGACCTTGATCCCTATTGTGGTTTTTTTCATGAAAAGAGAGGAAAACATGCAGCTCTTGCTTCAGATATTCTGGAGATTTTAAGACCTGGTCTTATATTTTTTGTAGCAGATATGCTAAATAGTGAATTTCTAACAAAAAGCGATTTCCGAAAGACAAAAAGAAGTGTACTTATTAAACCTGAAGCCTTAAAAGTCATATCAAAACTATATTCTGAAAAAATTTTGAATTCAGACTTCTTTTTTCCAGTTTCCCTATTTATTCACGAAGTAGTATTAAAATATTTGTAAGGTTACTGATATGAGATACCTTATAGTTTATGACATATCAAACGATAGAGCTCGTAATAAAATTTCCACAAAATTGAAAAAGTATGGGAAGAGAATTCAATATAGTGCTTTTGAGATAGAAATAGCTTCAAAAGAAATAGAAAGATTAATTAATGAGATGGAGAAACTTATAGATAATACTACCGATTCTATATTCCTTTTTCCACTTTCTTCTTATTTAATTCAATGTATTATAAAGCTTGGAAAAGTTGATGAAAATGAGGTAGCTCTATGAAATTTAAATTTTCGAAAAGAATTAATAACTATGTAGTAATATATGATATACTTTCTGATAAGCGTAGAGGTTGGATTTCGGCGGCAAATAGAAGAAGGACAAAAGTTTCAAGAATATTGATGGAATATGGGGTTAGAACACAAAAAAGTGTATTTGAAATTGAGATTAATACTCAGAAAGATTTTAATAGGCTGATCAGAAGTTTGCAAAAGATAATGACGAAAGACGACAAAATATACATTTACCCTATTGATTCAAAAAGTTTAAAAAGAGTTAGAAAACTTGGAAGTATGATAGAATATGACTTTTTCTTTTGAAATAGATATGTTATAATGCGCCTAATAGTTCTTTGAAAGATGAATATGCTTTAGTATTCTAATATTAAAATGCATTATAGTATCTAATAACTATTGTAAATAAGCTTGTTTAAGGCAAGTGTTGAAATGCCCTATAAACTGAGAGGGATTACAACTTGTAGTAATACATACCTACTACTCTCCTTCAGCTTACACACTAGTTGAAATGCCCTATAAACTGAGAGGGATTACAACTCCTATTTCTTCTAGTAACATTTTAACAACTGGTTGAAATGCCCTATAAACTGAGAGGGATTACAACTCATGACAACTTCTTCCATTCTCAACCTCCTTGATGTTGAAATGCCCTATAAACTGAGAGGGATTACAACCCCTCTTCAAGTTTTTGAGGAAATTGAATCATAACGAATTTCGTTGAAATGCCCTATAAACTGAGAGGGATTACAACAATTGTTACATCATCAATAGTTTCAGAATCATCATAAGTTGAAATGCCCTATAAACTGAGAGGGATTACAACTTTAGCCTAGAAATCCTATAGATGAGGAATTATCACCAGTAGCATGTTGAAATGCCCTATAAACTGAGAGGGATTACAACTTCTTTCCGCAATTCTTTTATAATCCTCTTTTTCCCAGTTGAAATGCCCTATAAACTGAGAGGGATTACAACTCAGCTTGGTTGCTGAAACGATCCTTTTTCCGAAATGTTCTTCGTTGAAATGCCCTATAAACTGAGAGGGATTACAACTTTATTTTGAAATA from Desulfurobacterium atlanticum includes the following:
- the cas2 gene encoding CRISPR-associated endonuclease Cas2, which gives rise to MRYLIVYDISNDRARNKISTKLKKYGKRIQYSAFEIEIASKEIERLINEMEKLIDNTTDSIFLFPLSSYLIQCIIKLGKVDENEVAL
- the csm5 gene encoding type III-A CRISPR-associated RAMP protein Csm5 → METYKIRLKVETPAHIGTGEEHYATDFAIKDGKFYLIDHNKFFNHLEKLGKVDEFIEIATSDNPSSILKIRKLIKETFKPEFAKAEIEIDETVAKEIEKKYTEVSKVEVSRREVNKVINRLSIKKVYKCPLTFKPVVPGSSLKGAIRTAIISYILKNKKENNPGLTAFLTKNIKLLDDKTILDFKVDENLSNPKTARDPFRFIKVSDFNPIDTGVKIGKSQMYHIKKGSLNLPVYLEYVKEGSTFEGEIKIDRDMAEKIFKDTGFPFEILEIENLLKQIRIHFGNYVYYKKEKERNLKFSKWKLRANKHKMEAPLKIGFHSGAYATTVADDELRQVYDRKRKTTKPDPLTFWMINQKPMGWCYLEVIE
- the cas2 gene encoding CRISPR-associated endonuclease Cas2, which codes for MKFKFSKRINNYVVIYDILSDKRRGWISAANRRRTKVSRILMEYGVRTQKSVFEIEINTQKDFNRLIRSLQKIMTKDDKIYIYPIDSKSLKRVRKLGSMIEYDFFF
- the cas6 gene encoding CRISPR system precrRNA processing endoribonuclease RAMP protein Cas6, translated to MPGRIRIGFKAEEKIPLKEITPDRIHGLFFSLLDKKTAELLHEIKGFKPFTLYSPLFFSDSEETTDFIPLEITFLDDELFSKTTTAVILYGNRKELKLGNVVLKVLRGFKIEENDVISFEKLLENSEPNRDLIMDFVSPTTFKRGKFDYPIPVPELIFKSLLKKWNVFSSVKLDYKEFLEKVGRDVHISGCWIKTYKFEFSSLKKITGFKGRVFLFNSSKDENFRKTVQALVNFATFSGVGRKTTMGFGRIKNIKFRI
- the cas1 gene encoding CRISPR-associated endonuclease Cas1, which gives rise to MGIENLRNIFITTHGAVIRKRKYELIVEVKNRKYSIPFGTFSNVFIVANVNLTTPVIKSLSGSGKYIFIVRTNGELSSIILPQFLRSSSKRRINQYKSFEIEYKKVAMIQELLRRKALLAQWILEKFYDYSGRHYLEKSVIKSFYKDTAKWIEKSDKISLLRSIDGFIMNSLYRHFSAAISGKWKFEKRTYNPPENEVNSLLSLVYTYTYSILIPLIVSFDLDPYCGFFHEKRGKHAALASDILEILRPGLIFFVADMLNSEFLTKSDFRKTKRSVLIKPEALKVISKLYSEKILNSDFFFPVSLFIHEVVLKYL